In the Eptesicus fuscus isolate TK198812 chromosome 22, DD_ASM_mEF_20220401, whole genome shotgun sequence genome, GTGACTTTAGGTGATGTTAGCCAAAGCGGCTCTATTCTGGCCAAAGCATTCCTCCCAATGAAGTCAAAACCCATTGAGCTTCTATCAAGTACTAAGCACTGGGTCTTAATGAGACATGTACCCCCCAGATCATTATACCTGAATATAATCTGacgtgttttctttcttttaaactcttCGTGATGAAAGCTCTTGCTCTCCTACTGCACCCCAGACTGTGAAAGTAACTCTTCTGTTCTTGCTGCCCAAAATATATCAAAGGGGTTAGGCTATACTGTTACTTCTTCTCAAGGAACTAGATAATGAACGTTGGGTAGCTTTTATTCAGGTAGGACAACTGCATTTACTACCAAAGATGCAAATAAATGTCTTTGTTGCAATCACTAACAAGTTCAAAGTTTTAGTAAAGAATACATACCCAGCAGGCCAAATTCATTTGTAAGCAGATTTCTAAGCCTTAGGATTAGACTGAACCAGGTTACCAGTTATGCTTGGAGGGCTGAAGTGTCCCTACTCACCAGGCTTGACTGTGTGGGTTGCTGGTATTCCACCATATCTGAGAGTCCCATTTACCGGCGCCAAGAGAAATGATGAAACAGATATTCTTTCAATAGGTGCTTTGTCCATTAAGAAGAGGGATACTGATCCTGCCTTTCCCAATGATGAGAGGTCTTACTTTCATTCCGTGATTTATGCAGAATTAGCGGGCAACTAGATGAATCCCTCATTCAGAGCATCAATACCTGTGGTCCTATTTCCATCAGCAGGAGGCCCAAAACCAGGGGTGAATTGGTTCTTAGACTTACTGAATTTTGCAGCTGGAAAGAATCAAGTGGATGATCTAATCACCCTCCTCCCAATTATTCTCGAAAGACTGGCACTACTTACAGCTTAAAAGTtaatgtagccctggctggtgttgctcagttggttgggcatcatcccgtgcaccaaagggttgctggttcaattcccagtctgggcacatgcccaggttgtgggtttgctcccctgtgtgtgttggggagccGGGGGGAAGCCGAggagggaggtgtgcagaaggcagtcaatctacgtgtctctctcacatcgatatttctccctctccctctcccttcctctctctctaaaaatctattttaaaaactttaaaaaaaagttagtgTAAACTCTGTTTCTTCATATCTTTTAATATGTTTCAACAGACCTCACCAAAATGCCGTCTCAAATGGAACACGCCATGGAAACCATGATGTTCACGTTTCACAAGTTTGCTGGGGATAAAGGCTACTTAACAAAGGAGGACCTAAGAGTACTCATGGAAAAGGAGTTCCCTGGGTTTTTGGAAGTAAGTATTGAAAGGCTCAGAAAGAACCAGACATGGAATTCTAGGCCCTggttcctttcccttcttccttccaccCCTTCCCTGTGGAGGTCCCTATTAGAAAGGTgttttcattcacttatttatttattgaacattatTGAGCGTCTACTGTCTGTAAGCTACTGTAGGGGAAACAAGGTAAAGaagacacagcccctgccctcaaggagcttacgaTGGGAAGTGAAATAAGACTGCACACCAATAACTATAATCCGAGGTGTTGGTTAGAAGGAGTCCTCTGCATCCGTTGAGACTGAGTTGCAGGAAAGCCTTTCACAAGAATCACCACTAAGGCTACCTGGTTGGCCTCAGGTCCATAAACCTGGCATTGGAGATGCCACCTGGTCACATTCGCTTTGAGCAACCTGAATTGCCCTTCTTAAATCCCTTCAGATAAAGCTCTTAAACTTTTCCCCAATTCTAAACTGAAGAAATGGTGCCAAGCATCACTCCAGAAATCATGGCCTTTCATACTGAAAATGCTCCGAGAACATAGGAGCACAGCTTGAGTTTATATCTCACCTTTGTCAGAGACTGAGGGATCGTGAAGACGGGAAGAGGACACTGCCATCAGCTCAGACACATCACTCAGGGCATTAGCCATGAGGTACAGTTGTCCTGTTACATTGCGGGCCCTCAAGAGAGTTGTTGCATTTCACTGAAGGTGAAACATGGCTTGACAAAATATTAGGTGAAAATGCAAGTCCTCCTTCCCCTGCCACAACTGGAGTCACTTGAAAGGATCGTTCCTGAGGGTGGTGTGGAATAATGCATTAGCCTCTACAAGGCGAAGGGAGGTGACAGTAAAAGGCCTCTTGTCCTCTGCCTGGACAATACCACGTTAGTCAAGCCCCTGGACTCCTGACTCAGTAAATGCAGGATTTTTGTAGCACACTATGATTTACACGTCAATACCAGTTAAATAAACAGATATAAATAGCTAACTAGTCTCTCAGAGCTGCAGTTAACACAGTGCTGTCCCAGAATGGGTTAGGATGCACTGTTGCTCTGCTTTTGTACAGTCCTATGCTACAGCCCCAGGCCAGGAGTTAGTTAACAATGGGCAGACTGCCTTAGATTGTTGGGCCTCAGTtccctcttctgtgaaatgagagGGCTGGATGTAATTCTCTCCAAGGTCAGTTTCACTTTCAGAGATTCTTCTAGGCAGCCATAAAATGCAACGACAAAATATGTTTACTGTAAGCCCGCCCATCACGTGAACAAAGGCATTCTCAGTACACTAAATACTCATTAGTCGTGTTGTTGCATAAGTTAGAAGTcgggataaatatcacatgagatACAGACCCTTCCTCCCTAAAGACTTTCTGGCTTGAGACACATCCAGGGTGTATGTAGCACTGAGTACTGAACATGCCATGTAATGAATGCCAGGCATGGAGTCATAATTCCAGACACACCCACACTCGCTGCATTCACAGAACATTTCGTTTCTAAAGTTGACTCCTCTGTCATCCAAACTGACTCCTTCTGACCACAGCcaggaagctgggggtggggccagaatTGACTTAAACCCACCGAAAGTAGAGGTGGCTGCATGCAGCAGATTTTAGTTGTTTGCTTAGGGTAGGAGTTGGCAGTCCTTGGGTAGGAAATGCTGCTGCTTTACCTTAGGGATTTTTGAGTGCAATTTGTAAACATCTAGCCCACTCGAGACACTGAGTGTCCATTGCCTGCTCAGGTATACAATCAGTGCAATTCATAAATACTGGAACCTTTTACACTTCTCAAAGGCCTTATTTCCCTCTCTGTTTGATGGCATGGATCCAGTAGGAGAGACCACCAGTTCTTCTAACCATCATGACTCCAAAAAGGAGTGATCAAGCTAGTCACCATGGAAGCAAGGTGAAAGAACAAGCAAAAAGGATCTTGCCTGCCCATCTCGGTTCTATGCATTCATAGCAGACACTGAGAGTCATGGGGAGTTTATGACTCCATCACACATATTCCTTTTGAAGGAATCCAGTGAAGAGGACAGGATGGCATAGATTTACCAACTCATTAAGAATGGAAGCCATGTTAGAGACCCTCTAAGTCCAACCTCCTCCATTCATAGCTGATACATGAAGGCTCACTAAGAGTGACTTACTCAAGTTTACATGGTTAACAGGATATGAAGCCACACTAGCTTGGCCTGCCCTGTGccaagaaatgaagagaaatgagGGCAATCTACCTATCTTCTCCAAACCTAGCACACCACATGACATCATCAACACCTCCTTAAAATCCATAGAACAGTGATCTGAAACTTACTCCCTAATCTTTTGAGATATTTTCCTAAGCGTTTCATATTTAAAGGACTTGACTATCAGGAATAAAAGTTTGTTAAGAGAATGTAAGTTTAAGCTACAAAATGGGGGAGTTTCGGGTGGTTCTTAGGCAGAATCtcgtgattttaaaaattgtgggaATAACTGAACTGGAAGCAAAACAAGTCAGAAAGCCACGCTGGTTCTAACTGGCAAGAGCAATGGATTGAGAAGGAGGAGGCTTGGGTCCACCTTCTCTGGCACAGAATAAGCCATTTTTAAGGTCCCTGTcattatatgaaagaaaaaaaaaatgccatggaAACCTCTTTCCTAGTTGAAAGTAAATTACAATTTACTGAAATGCTCCCTCAAGACAGCAAAATCCATTTAGATGATTTCCAAAGATCACTTATAACCTAAAACAAGAATTCTGATCATTGAGAGATTATACTCATGGTTGTCAGCTGTACAAATCAAAGAAGTGAGTCATTGCAACCACTGACTGGTCTTTCTtacctttgcttttgtttttcagaatcaAAAAGACCCTCTGGCTGTAGACAAAATAATGAAGGACCTGGACCAGTGCCGAGACGGCAGAGTGGGCTTCCAGAGCTTCTTTTCGCTAATTGCTGGGCTCACCATCGCATGCAATGACTATTTCGTAGTACACATGAAGCAGAAGGGAAGGAAGTGAGCAGTCACTTTGTCCTGATAAGAGTTCTCCCAATGGGTCCCTTAAGGAATATGTGCCCCACAGCTTCCCCCTGTATAAGAATTTCATGAGCAGATTCGGgacccttaaaaaaaaatgtacaaataaaatCCCACCCCCActgaacaagagaaagaaaagccaataAAGCCAGATaagcttttgatttttatattgcttGTATCCTCTTGCCCCCCAATAAACAAGTTTCTTTTTTAGTTCCTAATTTGAGACAGAATGTTTACTTCTTCAGAAATGCTTGTTCCCTACTgcatttcaaagaaaacaaaacaagcccggctggtgttgctcagtggttgagcattgacccatgaaccaggaggtcacagttctcaattcccggtcagggcacatgcccgggttgtgggctcaatccccagtagggggcttgcaggaggcagctgatcgatgattctctctcatcattgatgttgctacctctctcttcctctctctctgaaatcaataaaaacatttaaagcaaaaaacaaaatgcCCTTGGGCAGCCAGCACACTGTAAAGCTCTTGCCACAGAACCCTACCCACCTGGCTTGGAGTCTAACTTCTCTCAGTGACCTGCCTGTGTAGCTCTGTCTAGACGAAGGACCAGAACTCCAGGGATGAAGAGAAGGCGCTTCAGGAATATATTCTCATTTCACACTACTGAGCACAGCCTTGCCCTGGTACATCAGTGCCTTTCCAACCAGCACTTTGGATGCCTGAGATGTCTGAGACCATTTTTCAGAGCAAAGTGTCAGTAAGCTCTAGGGTAAAAATAAGCCCATAAGGCAACTCAAGAAACAAAGAGTCTATGTGATGCCTCAATAACATCACA is a window encoding:
- the S100A10 gene encoding protein S100-A10; the protein is MPSQMEHAMETMMFTFHKFAGDKGYLTKEDLRVLMEKEFPGFLENQKDPLAVDKIMKDLDQCRDGRVGFQSFFSLIAGLTIACNDYFVVHMKQKGRK